In a single window of the Acinetobacter sp. CS-2 genome:
- a CDS encoding DNA gyrase inhibitor YacG produces the protein MPRTFPCPLCGKPSTWEGNEFRPFCSERCKMIDLGAWASDEYKLPTQDAPQADNSGEQDEF, from the coding sequence ATGCCGCGTACTTTTCCGTGTCCCCTCTGTGGCAAACCATCCACTTGGGAAGGCAATGAATTTCGTCCTTTTTGTTCAGAACGTTGCAAAATGATTGATCTGGGAGCCTGGGCCAGTGATGAATATAAACTGCCGACTCAGGATGCACCGCAAGCAGATAACAGTGGCGAACAAGATGAATTTTAA
- a CDS encoding SAM-dependent methyltransferase, producing the protein MIMPIRQFQAQRMHAPRDFQMIRPDPVCVEIGAGKGKHALLFSAQNPEKKLIAIERTREKYLAMQKQHALEGQKNLQAIHADAMPWIVHALLPAQVQQFFILYPNPEPHNPAQRWLNMPFFEFLLSRLQPGGTVTLASNIPEYIAEAQQQLIEVWKLPFVKEVIPATSARTHFEIKYLQRGELCQQLIISKPESYPTRFDEFMPLQGQNSVQAGAAEADIKNAE; encoded by the coding sequence CTGATTATGCCAATTCGTCAATTTCAAGCACAGCGTATGCATGCGCCTCGTGATTTTCAAATGATTCGCCCAGATCCCGTTTGTGTGGAAATTGGTGCCGGTAAAGGTAAACATGCCTTACTGTTTTCAGCTCAAAATCCTGAAAAAAAATTGATCGCCATTGAGCGCACACGTGAAAAATACCTGGCCATGCAAAAACAGCATGCTCTGGAAGGACAAAAGAATTTACAGGCGATTCATGCCGATGCCATGCCGTGGATTGTGCATGCCTTATTGCCTGCTCAAGTACAGCAGTTTTTTATTCTCTATCCGAATCCCGAACCGCATAATCCGGCGCAACGCTGGTTAAACATGCCATTTTTTGAGTTTCTGCTGTCACGCTTACAGCCGGGTGGTACCGTCACATTGGCCAGTAATATTCCTGAATATATTGCAGAAGCACAGCAGCAGTTGATTGAAGTCTGGAAATTGCCTTTTGTCAAAGAAGTGATTCCAGCTACATCGGCGCGTACCCATTTTGAAATTAAGTATCTGCAGCGTGGTGAGTTGTGCCAGCAACTGATCATCAGCAAACCTGAAAGCTACCCGACACGTTTTGATGAGTTTATGCCTTTACAAGGGCAAAATTCGGTTCAAGCGGGAGCAGCAGAAGCTGATATTAAAAACGCTGAATGA